TGATATAAATTTAAAGGCTTTTATTGTGAAATCTTGCCTTgggctcttctttttttttttttttttaaccccttgtcctgtccagcattgtggcagcagaattgtaatctgaataccgtttatgccaaacacatttgttaTGCCAAGGGAAGTTTTATGAGCTTGGGCTCTTCTTAGCAGCAATCTGAAAATCAAAATAATGATGCCCACAAGGcaagagaaaactgagaaagtcGTAGATCCCAGTTTGAAGTGTCATTAAGAGTTAACAGGAACAGTAAAAGTCaatttgaggtgtggaaaaccAAGAACATTTTCAGCGAGAACAGCACCAAACCCATCTCACTGGCTCAAAGACTGTTGTGATAGTTCACAGCGAGACCTGCAAAAAGTAACTTTCACCTTCTTTCAACCTTTCTTGCTTCCACATCACAGAATTACGCATCTGAGTTTTTGAATGAAGTTAAAATAGACCTTTTCTGCATTGAAGTGTAGAAAATTGCAAGAGAAAAAAGCACCCATCAAATTGTTGAGGGTTGATCAAACTTTAGGCTTGTGTAGGAGACAGTGGCATAAGGATCCTTTTGGTCAATAAACATTCGAGAGAAAGAGCAACTGATTAAATCAAACCAACAAATTTTGGAGGCAAACATTACATAAAAGCTAAAGATGAAAAGAGGATTCCTCAGCAGAATAATGGTCCTAACTACAACTCAAAATCTACAGAGACGTACCCCAAGAATAGCAAACTGAGGATTTTGCTAATAGTCATTAGGGTCCATCTAAAACATTGTCAAAATTGTGTTgtcatgtgtaaaaaaaaagcaacactgGCCTAAGAATCTTGGATTCTTAGACATTTTCCGAGAAGCATgcataaaaattcttcaaacaagaaaagaaactAACTCAGCTATTCAGATTAATAGACATTTTAACAAGGGGTACTCAAACTTTTTTGCCTGCCAATGTTTGTATGATTGGTTAGTCGTTGAGTGTATGAACTCACCCTCCTAATGGCAACCAGGATTCGTCCATAAGAGTAGACCATGAGCAGAAGGGGCAGTAGTAGACAGAAGATAAAGAGACACAGCACATATGAAACGCTAGTGGGTGTGCGAAGGTGCCACTGGACGGAGCAAGTGGTACCAGGGCCCTCTGGTCCATAGCTGCTCCACCCCAGGAGGGGTGGCAATGTCCAAAGGAGCGAGTAGAGCCAGGAACCTCCGACAAACAGCCAGGCTTTCCTGAAGTTTGAGATGTCCGCCTGGGAGGACTGCAGCACGGTGGTGTAGCGCTCATAGGAAAGAACTGACAACGACACCAGTGACACAATACCTAACAAAGCAAGTGAGacgaaaacaaaaagagaatcACACTCAGAGGCAATGTCTTAGTTTATTCCCATCATGATGCTTTCCATTTTCTCTCACTGCCTGGTTGTGAGATCAGAATCGCAGAGACTGCTGAATGACAATCACTAAAAGGTTAAGCTGTACAAAAGAAGACATGCAGCtttcagaaaaatgtgaaaataattttcaggaTAATAAAGCTATAGTGGCCGAGCAATTTTAGATTTTGAAGCAGCTTCCTACAATGAATATAGAAATAAACACAGGAGACATATCGTCGCTGAAGGGCTTATTTCTGTGACACACAAAATACAAACCAACATTCAACGCTAACAAACAGTGCAAACGACAACAAAATATAAAGTCCAGATATTGAAAAATATAACTGAAAAAACTGAATAACATCGAATAATTCAAAAGTCCAGAGACAGCAGGGATGAATGAGTTCTTCAGCCTGTTAGTCTTAGGGAAGTGATTCAGTGCTTAATGAGGACCAGCACAGGTCTTTTCTAGACATTCATTACtgtcacatacacacatacaagcCATCTGAAGGATTGTGATGCATTTTGACACAGGTTAGCCTCACTTAGATTTTATATTTTGTGCTAGTTAGTACATACTTAGAAGCTTGCAAACTAAACTAAGAGGGTGAATATACTTTAACACTGTATATTTGcaacatatatatttacatatatgtATGGATGTTGTAAACATGCAGGATGCACCTTACGTTGTTAAAATGCACAAGGCTCATCCCCTTTCAATCAGTGATTTCCCACATTTCCCACACTACCCTTCAACTTCCAGCAGAGACAGTGTGTGTTGTTTACCAAATGTAACACATCGATAGGATGATGAGATTATACAAGATATTCTTTTATGCAACAAACAGGAACACAGGAACCACATTAGGAAAGAATCTCTGACCGTGGAGTCAGTAAAAGAGCTTTCTGCTGAAAGCTGTTATTAAAGCTTTTCTGCTCCCTATATAGTCCAACaacatttgtgtttgtgcatcGGTACAGAGTATAGAGGACCTGGCTTTCAGgatagaagaaaaaacagggCAGAAGGTCGACACTGAATTAAATCTTTGAATGACACATGATCATTATTTTGACGTAAGATGAATGGGCTGCATCAGTGTTATTTGTCACCATCATTGACCTTCAACTACATCTTACACAACATCAAATATATTCAAAAGTTTGGATACCTCAGAGCAAATTTTGATCATTTACAAGGTAATTAGTAACATAAAAAGACACCCTTTTACAGATTTCCCAGGTTATATAACATCTATAATTTGTCTTGCAAATCATGTTTAAGATCAACCCACAGACTTGATGTTTAGGTAAGGGCAAGCTCTGACATTATTGTCTGACAACATGAAGCTTCCCTCTCGCCATGTTTCTGTCCACCTGGCTGCCACATGACATAAAAGCAAAAACTCAGTGCACAACAGTTGGTAAGGTGTTCTTCTTATGAAACGTTTAAACTTTTTACGTAAAACTACCTTTGCTTATTGTGGTCTAAGAGGTCAGTTTAACCTTGACCTGTACCTAGGCATACTTGACACTGACTTCAGTGATGAGGTTGATGACACTTAAGGTTTCCCTGTTGTCACACTACCATGTAGAGCCTTGTCGGTGCTCTTTGCAGTTGCATATACAGTTTTTTGCTCTGTCTTTCATCTTAGCAATTGTGAAGCATAACATGAAAACTTTGTCTTTCGTAAATATTATTAACTTCCACAATGATCCTTTAGTAATAACTTTGCTGAGATTTTGTACAGAGAATCATTTGTGGAGCTGCCATCATTAGACAATTCCTGACCGACCTTGCAAATCCCGATGACTCATTTAACATCCGTAACAAGTAATAAAGTTCTGAGTTTTTCCTGGCAGAGGGTGCTTCACTTGAATGAACTAATGAGGACATGAACATTTACCTGATACTGCATATACTTGAGTAGAGATCTGATGTATATGAAGGCTACTTAGGTTGAATGTTTCCCATTGATATTACTCTACACTTTCATCCTACTTAATTAACCGTACTGAACCCAGAAGTGAAACAGAGCAGAGTATTCGGATTAAGatttcaccaaaaaaaacaaaactctttAAAGATGTATGAAATATTACTTTTGATACTTGGGTAAAGTTCTGAATGCACGACGTTTCCTTGTGATCGTGTTATTTTCACCTGATAGGATTTATCTGATTACATCTAAACGGAAGGAAATAATTTGCCAGGTATGCTGGACGTATCTCTGGACTTTTTGTGTTACATACAAGTGGGAGAACAGCAAgagcaaagagacagaaagttaTGCAGAAGTACAAACACTCACTCACCAAAAAGGGAATTGGCGAACCCGTACCACTTACAGCCGTACTCTCCGATGAGCCATCTGCCGTGCAAACTCGCCGCGAAACTGAATGGTGTCCCAAAAACGCACACGAGAATGTCGCTCAGGCTGATGTTCAACAGGATGAGATTGATGGGCGTCCAGAGGGAGCGAAACTTTGCGAAGATGAGCAGCGTGAAAAAGTTGCTGAGGATCCCCGCCACTAAAATGAAGCCGAGGCATACTGCCACCGCCGTGTGGCCGGTTCGGCTCAGCCCTTTGGGGCTCTGGGGAGCTGTGGAGTCGCACAGGGTGGCGTCGGTGCGGAGGCTGGAGCCGGAGAGGGAGCTGTCTGTGGTGCTGAAATTGAAATCGTGTGAGTGGACGACCATAGCAGTGGGACGAGAAATAAGATGAACGCTGTCAAAAGCACGGACTCTTGCCACAGCAGCTCTACTCCCTGTGCGTATAGCTCAGTCAATGGAGTGTGAAGAGAGGTGACTGTGGCCAGTGCACTTCTTTATACCTGCCTCCCCACCGAAATGCAAACATCCCCACCCCTTCACTctgccacacacaaacactaaccattttcttctttctttggaTCCCTCCAGTTATTATGATCCATTTGATCACAATGACCTGCGTAAATAGAGTAATCCCCCCTCCCCCAAATTGATCGCTTTCCTACTACATAGGCAGAGCCTTTCAAAAAGGTGCTGTGCTGAGCTTATTAGATGTGATTCAAATTCTCGTAGAGTTCCATGGGTCTTTACAATTTTTCATGGCAGATGTGGGCCAGATTAAGTGATTGTCCGAAATAAACTTCTAATTTTACAGTTATAGTGGAGGAAATTACTATGGGTGCTCCACTCCAGAAATGCAGACGTTGTTACATGATTTTGCTATGCTGTGCATTTCCAATTCATGGCTGCTTTTTGTAGAAGACTGGTGCTGTGTTTAGCATGCAGGGAGCAGGCTCAGCAGAGCACAAAGAAAGTAATCTCTGAGAAAGTTTCACACCACTTCAGCATGTTCTTTTCTGCACACCGCCCTATTCAATAAACTGACCTCCACAATTATAGGGTGTTTTTGTATTGTTCTAGCTGCATTTGCGTTTTTTTCACAAATTATCCTAATGGTGACTTTTAATTTTTGTATTGTATGAACTAACCACAGATATTAAATTAGGGCGAGAAACcttggacagaaaaaaaaaacattactgaTACTAATCTTTCTCATCTAACTTTGAAAATGCTGTGTCAGTCTTGTGGCGTAAAAGTGCCACAAGGGGGTCAACAACCAAAGAACAATCTAGCTCCCTTTTGGGGGATTTTCCAGTTTTCCAGTTTTGTAGTTTTTCATTAAAGTTGGAAACAAAATAGATATAAGGTAATGGTTGTCCTcacgtgagttcacagttgataTATAACCAGAGGAGCTGACGTCATTCtgctctttgatgatgctgtaACAGGGAGATGTCTGTAAATCCTTATGTGCTCACTGGAACCTACATGCAACAGCCTTGATGACTCAATGTTACCTCTTTTTGATTTGTAGGCAGCATCACAGTTTGTTGAAAGCTCAATGGACAGTAACCGCTTCAGACCAACTTCACCCCTCTCCTCACTCCTGTCTCCCAAATATGTACCTTAGATCAGTCTAACTATGTCTGGAACATGGGAAGAAGAAGGTTATGATTTCTTGTCTGTATGGCTGCTGTCTACACATCTGCCTCCTGGAGAGAGACAGTTTGCCTGCGGTTCCTTCTCCCCACCTGCTGAGAATCTTTTGTCTATTGAATTCTTTTAATATGACAAGAGGATATTAACAAGAATCCCACAAATCCACACCAGCTGTACCCTTTTTTGCACTGAGAAATGAAGCATTAGTACATGATATTTTTGTTCCTTTATATCAATCTTAACAAATGGATTCAACCGAGGCATCACATTACAAATATCTCTTCAAGTTCAAAGTAACCAGACTTACACTTTGACTGTTGCAAATATTGCATGATTATGTTGATAGTGATTtatattatgtaaaaaaaaacaaaaaaaaaaacagacaaaacagaTAAGACAGGCTACATTACAAATGAGAATCACTCCTGTCAGTGGGTGTATTTATAAGGGgagaaaaatgctttaaaagaagaaagaaagaagaaactgCTCTTTTTACGTGTGTTACACTTATGAGATTGAAGGATCTTTATTAAAATGAAACTTTAAATTTCCACATTGTGTTGTAAAgagaagaaagagtgaaaccAAAAGAAAATTTGTAAGATGATTTTGCCAATTCTAATTTCATCTTAATACACCACACACTAATAACTGAGTCTGTTCATTGAAAACATTTAGATTTgagtttttttctcattttgaattttgagAAATCCCCTCTCGTCTGTCAACAAGTAGTGAGGGAAACTGTTGAAACTATATTTTGTATAATGTTCACAAGAACAGTTATTAATAAATAGCTAATAAAAATGAGTAAATGAAAAGATATGCTGCTGCTGTGCGAGAATATGCCATTGGATATCTTTATCAAGCTTACTGTCTGCCTTAGTGATTAAGAAAGGAAGGAAGTTCTGTTAATTATGCTCGTTAATTATAATATCTAAATGGAAATAGTATTTTAAATACCATCTCAAAGTTAAATGGCAAATTACCATTTGAATAGTGTCATTACTGAAATTCCTGTTCCACTAAGTACATGTTGCCATTTGATACACATTCATTTTATATGAGCAACTTTATCAATAATGGAAGCATATAAAACCTTTTGTTGAATTATTCATAATTACAAGTTATCCAACCTAACTCTAACTTTTAAGTCAAGTTAGTGCACACAAACATGTCATAGCTGACTTTTAAATTCAATTCTCTGCTCAAGTTTCGCATGTTTAAGTActgtttaaatgaaaaagaaagcagCAGGTAAAATAGATACAAATGTGTAACAAAGCATTCAGAACaaagcaaaacacaaaaaaaactctaTTCATCACAGCTTCAAGAAAATTTAGTTGAGAACAGTGCTGCCAACAAAGCTGAATTGTCGCAACATTTTGCTACTTTTCAGACCCAGTGAGTAACTTTCGTTCCAAAAAGTGTGAGATTTTTAGAATAAACTTTAGCTACTTCATAGCAAATAAAGCCATCAATATGAGTCCTCCAGGGCAGGATTTAATTAACTGCTGTGAGTGAGCTGTGCATTTGAGGAAGTGAAAAGTAACAATTATATTAGGGCAGAGACATGCTTTTACATGGACCACGGCTGAACACATAGTtcagatcatttttttttattacgtttgtttctaaacacacacaacaatAACCACAAACTCAGTTCAAGAAGAAATCTCAAGGAAAGCTAGCTAACAAGACAAGTTGCTTTTAGTGACATTTTGAGCTTAAGCCGTACATTAGCATGCTATGTTCACAGTGGTATGACATTTGCTGTGCTAAAAATCTCAGTTTTGCATATTAGACCTTTAGACATATAGGTATATACAGGTCATGAAGACCCCaatattttctttagtttttggtaaaaaataaagtagctcGTTAAATAAATTGGGGTCCCAATGtggattaattaattaattttgtgACATTGCATCCGATGTTtgttgcaatgtttttttttaattaaattaaatgacatAAATTATTATGTCATTTCTTTCAATAGTTGAATTTAGTCAGatttaattttctcttttttttttactccttttTAATTTGGACCAGAACCACCACTCTTCCGTGGAGGTAATGTGTGTTAAACTGCAAAGTTCTTGTTGCTCAAGTGACTGACTCATCAGGCATACAGGCTGAGTGCTGGTGAGCCGGAAAGACATTTTGACATTGTAAGTTAATCAGGAATAATCTAAATTTTTCTGAaactaaaacacacaaacaggaagtgttAACGCTCCTCGCTGTCAGGTTGGACAGAAGCAGATGATTCTGGACACTCTTTTGTGATAGCTGCTGTTTGCATAGGAAATGAATAAGTTGTACAGGAAATCTGTACCAGACTGATGACATAAACAATTTGGCAAAAGACTGAGCGAAACATTTAACTGATAGCACGCACCGAAGCTTCAATGAGAAACAAGTTGGCATGCAGAAAACCAAGACAGCTGGTCAAAATGTAGCAAGGACAGCTAGAGGTCAGGACATAAGTCTTCATATTGCATTATGTAAGTTGCTGTTACCTCCCTTTGGACCATTCAAGTCGATGACAAAGGCACAGACAAGGTCTTAGTGAGTTGGCTGAGTCAGTCAGCAATTACCCAGTCGGCCTTTTATCTGG
Above is a genomic segment from Odontesthes bonariensis isolate fOdoBon6 chromosome 13, fOdoBon6.hap1, whole genome shotgun sequence containing:
- the tmtops3a gene encoding teleost multiple tissue opsin 3a, which gives rise to MVVHSHDFNFSTTDSSLSGSSLRTDATLCDSTAPQSPKGLSRTGHTAVAVCLGFILVAGILSNFFTLLIFAKFRSLWTPINLILLNISLSDILVCVFGTPFSFAASLHGRWLIGEYGCKWYGFANSLFGIVSLVSLSVLSYERYTTVLQSSQADISNFRKAWLFVGGSWLYSLLWTLPPLLGWSSYGPEGPGTTCSVQWHLRTPTSVSYVLCLFIFCLLLPLLLMVYSYGRILVAIRRVGKINLLTAQRREQHILLMVLSMVSCYMLCWMPYGIMALIATFGRLGLVTPMVSVVPSILAKFSTVVNPVIYVFFNTQFYRCFIAFVKCSEEPHSVQGEDPQTPRTQLSHVFQLQRQVTLSCSQPQIFSSSRNSALCSQHSNRHTLFVHYTP